TTTGGATACATGTTCTGTGGACTGAAAAGTTTTGCATTTGCAGCCAAAAGTGTGTGAAGTACAGGATTGACACCCTCATGTGGACAACCTCATGTGCTTTATAAAATTGTTGTTTTGCAGAGGCCATTACAAAGCCCTCTGTCCTCTTGAAAATTTGtgtgcagagctgaaaaggtgtgtgtgcgtgcgtacAGGGTGGCCTACAAACCAGACTTAGTTACAACTGTTTTATCAGATGGAATGTGCCAAAACTCAAGCAAATGTTTGTgagaaacttttaaaatgatatCAAAAACGCTTGATCCAACTCATACAATGTAaaaggaaatggaaaaaaagtccTGAAAAAATCATCtgtctcattattctggcatttagcaaactaaaattattttagcAATATTTACTGACCTAAACATGAAAGTTGTCTGATTTAAATTTTGGACAGTGAATTTTTATagtgtacataaaaaaacatctgtgtatatgtatatagcAGAAACAGCTGTCTGCTCAAACAAATACTTTGATAAACTGTCTCATGCAAAATTTTAAAGCCACAAATATGGCAAAACATGGTTAAGGTATTTGCAATGGGTGCAATGCAAGTGTCAGTGAAACGTTAACTGCAGTAATATGTAGTTATTTTGTACCaaataccacaaaaaaaaaaagagtaagtTCAAAAGGCAGAAAAGTTAAGTTCTCCCACTTCTACAGAGGATGCACATAACTCAAATGTGTAAGtgtgctttttcttttcccaAGTACATTCGATTGCCCACAGATGAACAGCACAAAACTAATGTCTCAGCCTCCGGTCTTGGTGGCATGTAAACACCATTCATTAGGTTTCAGACTGTGGCTCTTACTTTCAGAGTAAGCAGGAGAGGctaaatcttattttttttagttttggtcATTTGTTTTGCTACAGATTATGATCAGAACATCCCCAGGAGTCACAGTATCAGTGTTTTCTTTAATGAGCTTTGGGTTTTTTGCTTGAATCTGCCTCAGACCTGCGTAATTTGCAATATATATACACCACATACACACTGATATCTTTCTGACCAAAGGAATGACTGTTCCTTTGGTCAGAAAGAAGAAAACTAAGTATTAACACATACTCTGTGAAAACTTCTCCAAGCTTTCAATCTTACTACAGCTTCAGGAAACTGAATGACACTTAGTTATGAGTTTTACTTTGCTAAACCTTCAGGTGCAGcaatttcctgtagttcttggaATCTGAGAAAAACTTATTCATGATAAATGAGTGCGGATATCTTGTGTCATGCTGCTTGGGTATCAACTTAGGTAGGTCATTAAGATATCTAAGCAAGCTATGAAATGCATGAAAACCTTCGCCGGAACTCTGAAAAAACTAATAAGCTGAAGTCACTGCTAGAAATCAGGTCATCAAGgttgtgtaaaaataaattcatccaTTATTGGGTGGGATAATTTCGCActgaaaaatatagaaaaccTAATCTTTAATTCGAGTAAATTTTTTCATTTGGTAAAAACCCATGCTAAGAAAGAATTGTTGAACTAATACAGTGATAATTGTATTGTCTTCCCCATAGAAACACTTCGAAAATAGATGGAATTGAAgcattttttaatatataatgCTCAGAGTTATCAAGAATCTCTAGTTGTTAATAaatgactttctgtttccctgggtGTAACTATGACACTGAGGACTCTAAGCCCCTGGGCACCAGGATGGATGAAAACCCAAATCCTTCTATAGTATAATGTTGCTTTCAGGCAACATATCAATTTCTCACCTGTCACATGTCCACAATCCATCCCTTGGAATGATACAAACCATGGTATTACTTGCAGGACATTTCTTATAAGTGAATTTGTACACATAAACTGGCTTTTTGACTTCTTCCTCACTGAGAGGCCTTTCAGCCCAGATCATCTTCATCTTAACATCTTTTGCAACTAAACATGTTCATCACTGGCACACAGAACCATCTGCATCATTACAATGGCTATTTATTCGTGCGTTTAAGATTAATGTAGATTTTAGTTGCTGTGCAATTTTCAGGCGTCTGGAATATGTACCCAGGGTTAGGACCTACTTGTCAAGGTCCACATAACTCAGATATACAGATCTTATGTGCTTCCCTTTGATTTTTCCCACATTGTAATAAAAAGGAAGCAATGCATTTAGTCTTGCCTAAAACCCATTTATTGGTGTGACTCCATTTAACTCTgatctatttttttaattaaccaATCAGAAACTCACAGAGCAGTGACATAATCACCTGGGCTTTCTCTGTTGGCACAGTAACCATAGTGTCTCTCATTATCCAGACATGTAACAAGTAGAAATAATTCTGGTaatactgactgactgaaaaaagaaaaaaaattagacAGTGGGTAGAAATAGGTTACCGGAATGTGTTAATAGATACTTTATATTCAGATGTAAACACATTCTGCAatccaaacacatttttgtgaatATTGGACACATAGATAATGCAGTGATGATATAATGTGATATATTGTGTGACCTTAACTCTGACCTTGTTACTTGATTTAGAAAAAGACTAAAAGCTGTCTTATTTGCAAAAGCTGGTTGTAAGGACAACAACTGAATCAATGTACGCAGAGTGAAAGTTGGACTTTCCTAAAAGTCTCAGTGTTACATTTTACTGGTTTAAATTGAAGACATATATTTTACAAACCTTACCAAaggttgccctgcgatggactggcgacttgtccagggtgtaccctgcctctcgcccatagactgctggatataggcaccagctcccccgtgacccactatggaataagcggtagaaaatgactgactgactgaccttaccAAAGGTGCCAAACAATTTATTGGCTAAATCTGCTTTAAAGGTGGTAAGCCTTTCTGTGAGTAAAGTAAATCAGGCAGAATATTTATGGAACAATGTGTGTCCTTTAAGTTGGCCTTCCTGtgtttcttatcaaagtgttaTAACTAGCTGAGTGTCAAGGGCTCATTCACTCATCCTTTTATAGGGGCCATAAAGCTCCAGATGGAAACTATGTGGTGAATTTCACCAAATTTATTGACTTCAAGAACAAGGGGAAACCATGTCATCTTGCAGGACTCCCCAGCTACAGAAGAAATATGGTGAACTTGTCTTCATTCAAAGTCAGTATCCCTGTCCCTTACTATTCCTGTATTGCACCCCACTCATATTGCTCTGCTTGTGACTAACTGAGGAAGAGCCTTCTTATCTTCTGAAAGACCAAATTCCTTTTTCATAGAAAATTATCTTTATCTGGAGGCTTCATGGGATTTTTTTATATGAAACTCTTAGAAGTCATTGTATATACTTTGTACCACTGGAATGTAAAGCTTTTTCCGTTTTTGCTTATGAAGCATCTGAGCAATTAATCAAAACTGGATTTGCCTGCAAGCTGCCAAAAGTAGAAAAGAATAAATTCCATTATGCGGAGAATTCAAATGATTTTTCTGGGGAAGAAAAAGTAGAGGGGACACCTTTTAGTACATTATGGGTTTCTGAGTTCTAGAGGATGTTAAATTTAATAATAAAGTgtactaaaaaaaaactgactaaTGGAATTTGAGGTTTAAATATATGCATAGTCAGTAAGACTGAATCTTTGTAACAAAATGTCAAACGAAATAACACAGGACTGAGAGCCAACTGTTGATAGATTGACAAATGCACATTATTTCCCTGCAAGGCTTAACTGTTCTACAAGAATATGAAAAGAAAAGAGCATTTTTGGTGTCACACACTTGGTAATTGCCCAAGTCCTATGCTGTCTCACTCTCAGAGCACTGTCTACTGGATCATCTTAGAAAAGAATGCataaagaaaaaggaaagggCAGCACTGACAAAGGCTGCAGATTCATTTTGGCAGTACAGTATAACAGCTTCCTGGTTATCTGAAAAACAGCAGAAGAATCAAGTAAGGTAGGGAATTTACTGCATGACAtcctaattttttttattcttaatcCTTAAATGATGGATTGTCAATGATTAATACCAGCTGCACTTGGGAGATGATGGATAACTAGGAGACATAAATCCAAATGCACACTGCTTCTTCTTTGAAAGCTTTAATTCTCTTGCGGCCGCTGCCACGACAGTATAATCTTTCCTCGAGCAAACAGTGTCAATGAGTCTTTTGGACTCAAAAGCTGTGAAGTCTCTCAGCACACTTAAACCCTGAGGCTACTTGCACTTAGTGTCAGCTAACAAGAGAAACCAGAGCAATCATTAGGATCGATTGGTGGTTATAATTATGCATATTAAATGTACAGTATCATAAACTTACAAATATTTCACACTCCTATTTGTATTTTAGATTATGGAGGTTGTTAATGGGAGTCTCTACCAGCTACAGACCgacatttttgtctttgtaaaatacttcaagctcagtcagattggatagctTTGTAAATCCAAATTTCAAGTCTTATAGATGTTTGATTGGATTTGGAGCTGGAtgttgactagaccattctaacacatgaatatactttgatctaaaccattgcattgtatctctggctgtatgattAGGTGCTGTAAGGTGAAGCTTAAGTCTTTAGCAGCTCTCTGATGTCTCTCTTTTACTCTGATTATCATCTTAAAGGtaaaaaaactcattcttttgATCAGCAATTAATTACGCTGACCCATGATACAGATTTGCACACCATACACATTGGACTAAGTTTCGCTGGCTTTTACACAATAGGCAATGCTGACAGTACACCAAGATCCGGGTTTGGAACCTGAGTTTTGTAAGGGACTCCTTTACCAATCAGCTAAAAAATGCTGTGGTTGGACGCTTCATCTGATGCTTGTGATCATACCAGAACATTCCTTAATATCACATCCTCAGGTTGTATTAGCTGCCAGAATGATCTCTGATGTATAAAGAAGTTATATCATTATCAGTACATatgcaaattatttatttttgtttgtttgcaaaCAATTGCACTTGTATAAGATGAGCTAAACTTCTACTAATATCTACTAATGCATTTCTGATAATAAGCATTTTAACCCTCTTACACCTAAATCTGGAAATTACATTTCTGGTATTGCAaagagtttattattatttcacatTAGAATTTCTGTCAGTTATGCCATGTGCTGTCATCTACTGATCAATCAGGGGAAGAACAATAGAAAAAGTTGTGCAAAACTGGTGAAATATTTACTTTGAATCTAAACAAATACAGATAAAATGCATGTAGCGTTTTCATGGTTGTTTAGCTCAAAAGCACGTTTGGACACTCCAATTACACTATAAGATGAAAAGGCAAAAGGTAAAACACTCACTTTTCAAGTCTTTATAAACCCTTAAATTGTATCGAAAAAAACATATACCATAGTATTTATCATTATTGCATAAAATGTTTACACGAAAGGACAATTGGAAACATGAAACCAATAAAATTGAATTATTCATGGAGTTTTTAAACTGACTGTTACTCTGTGTTCAGCCAGAGGGGATGCAAGGGTTTTAAATGGAACACGTATGATGGCTTTATTTGACCGTGACATGCTCTCTCTGAGATCAACAGCACATACCCCTGTAACTGCCACTGTAACTGCTGCGCAGATAATCAAAATGTTGATGCTAGAGCCCAGCACAGTGGTGATGGAACAAGATAAGATGGAGAGCGGGAAACGCCCCAGGCTTTTCTCAGGTCTCCAAAGACTGTTGCTTTGCTGTTCACCTCCATGTTTTTCCAAAACACTGACTCTGTAAAGTCCATGTGCATGTTTGAGGAGGCTGAAACAATAACCATGTCataatactttttatttatttacctgtttTTAAGAATGACAGGACAGAAGCTGTGGACACAAGTGGCTGTCCTGGCACTCTTGGTGTTGACAGTGATGGCAGCCGAAGGaggcaaagcagaaaaacaaggTGATTCTTGCAACCTGTAACACTTGCACACTTGTGATATAATAGAGCAATTTGGATCGAGGATCCTGAAATTCAGAAATACACATGCAGGGCTTTATCTTCTTGAGCTATTAATTTAAAAGGATAGAATTAAATTATGCAAACAAAGTTTTAGAGTGAAGTAATTGATATCTTGTgaaagtttagaaaaaaaaactaatttgcaacaaagagaaaataagTCAGATGCATTCCTCCTGGGTAAAGGAAATAACATTTAAGCTGGTTTAAATTCAAGGGAAAAAGTTTATTTGCATTGGAAATTAATGCAAAGACCTAAAGCAATTACAAAAATCCAAGAGAGGAAATtagtaatgtttttattctttttgtttgaaaacataaacataaaaaataatgtgACTTAAGAAAAGTTACAGATGTACAAAAATTAGAACTTCAGtctaaaaaaaagattaaaatgaatggttttattttaaagagaatATCTCTGTATCCAACATCTGTTAACCGTACAGGAAAAAAGGAGCGCAAATCTGACTGTGGGGATTGGTTGTGGAGCGTATGTGTCGCCAACGAGGATGACTGCGGACAGGGCACCAGGGAAGGAACACGCACAGGTACTCACTGTAAGCAGACCATCAAGACCCAACGCTGCAAGATCCCCTGCAACTGGAAAAAGAAGTTTGGAGGTAAAAATGTCCTTAGAATCTAGAAATGTGGACAAATTTGTTGTGTAAAATGTGTAAAGccctaaaataatttaatcttttaatttgtatacattttttcattgtGGAAGAATCTTTTGTTAAGAAacaactgctttaaaaaaatcattggtGACACAATTGTTGACAGTTTTGCTGTCAGTGCCAACTACAACCTCTTTGACTGGTTGGACATTGATTCGTGTATCCAGTGACAtcctattttcattttctttggtAGAGGCTAACAGATTTTTATCTAACATGTCCTGGCATTTCATAGCGTTTACAATGCACTCTAACAATATCCAAATGAgacttgcaaaaaaaaacaactggcccacagcatcatggaTCCTTTACTATATTGGGCATGAGTTGCTTTTCCCTCAAATATATCCATCTGACCAAAGTATAGAGATCCAGTTATGATTCCAGCAGAGTTTTTCAGATCTGACAGGGTACATATAATTGCTGTGGACTTTAACTCGGCCAACTTAAAGTCTGGTCTGCCTTAATTTCCACAATACGTGAAATGTGctaccagaaaaacaaaatattaaaacatgtgTACTGTAACATCACACATGCTTACAGAACAGAACCTCAGCCCCATGTTGGACAGACATACCTCTGTCTCTGCATCTCATACCAGCTTATAGCCCGCTCAGAAAGAAATTCGGTCCCACAACAAAAACTCCAGCTGGCCAGAAAATGCCATCGGCCAACTACAGGACTGCTTCATAAACACAGAATGGAGTCTGTTTGAGAATCCTAACCAGAGTACACTTGGATTGTATTCTCATGCATCTCCTAGTATGCTGGGAATGTCTCCGTGGAAAGATGAATCCGGGTCTCGCCAACCAGACGTTTCAGAGGAATACAGAAGTGCAACTTCTGATAAAAGAATGCAGAGGAGACAATGGTGGAGACAATGCACAGCAGAGCATTGCCAGGGCTAACCTGAAAAAAGGGATCGAAGCAGCTAAAAAGTAATTCAAGCAGAAAACTGAAGACCACCTTACTGAAAACAACCCAAGACAGGTATGGCAGGGAATAAACCATGAAACCAACTACA
This portion of the Girardinichthys multiradiatus isolate DD_20200921_A chromosome 17, DD_fGirMul_XY1, whole genome shotgun sequence genome encodes:
- the ptn gene encoding pleiotrophin isoform X1, producing MTGQKLWTQVAVLALLVLTVMAAEGGKAEKQGKKERKSDCGDWLWSVCVANEDDCGQGTREGTRTGTHCKQTIKTQRCKIPCNWKKKFGGECKYEFGDWGECDLATGKKNRTGTLKRALMDATCAATVTATKPCGKIPKTKLQDAKKQKKEGKKRDRTPMD
- the ptn gene encoding pleiotrophin isoform X2, whose translation is MTGQKLWTQVAVLALLVLTVMAAEGGKAEKQGKKERKSDCGDWLWSVCVANEDDCGQGTREGTRTGTHCKQTIKTQRCKIPCNWKKKFGGECKYEFGDWGECDLATGKKNRTGTLKRALMDATCAATVTATKPCGKIPKTKLQALGPPVI